Proteins found in one Leishmania major strain Friedlin complete genome, chromosome 35 genomic segment:
- a CDS encoding conserved hypothetical protein (previous protein_id=AAZ14723.1), with protein sequence MLFFSRARQQLHKSKGSNTVASSYGVAAQAVLQDTRQDTDADRKIVGFELDAPAAMHAMMATTRKQSCNRPLRPGSTERITVSRISPRSVALEHRSRDSTVTGNDYLTRLQSALNACDTSQSLPSPEPQVSWQHRRPASMTAAALPCPRRPEGRGSGGRWQSVRSTTPSLGVTTLVKEWVKAVEKKATAAVLTKGSTEVCMEKSLLTMPAFCMPPSRAGQLSTDSCVARLLQSKFRPVSASWMPDEPCAASAGRDVAEEAAAQPPWRHRLLAEPIQSYRLLKDAVVSPVKPTPSSLVPVLGSARIRRDNLERLRHSFEHQRLKLQGELEDKLEWRNRCRSALLRHNSAEDRAAVVPAHSPSTAPSTPQGAGERAMRTPLLAEVFGGPSGSAARLHQLVESPHLYSLMLGSIWSHEAARQAVQQEKSRLVALLQSFVVTCSAAVLTLAAMEKLRSETIRLVWHPEENSGSHHAALLHREQFLKFLWGRYEAHTSGLLGAVDTVRPIDIIDALPSQAEASFARYAYEVLPTAAE encoded by the coding sequence ATGTTGTTCTTCTCGCGGGCACGGCAGCAACTGCACAAGTCAAAGGGTAGCAATACCGTTGCCTCCTCGTATGGtgtcgcggcgcaggcggtgcttCAGGACACCAGACAAGATACAGACGCGGACCGCAAGATTGTCGGGTTTGAGCTGGATGCACCTGCTGCGATGCACGCAATGATGGCGACCACGCGGAAACAGAGCTGCAACCGACCTCTTCGGCCAGGATCAACTGAGCGCATTACCGTATCTCGGATCTCGCCACGTTCTGTGGCTCTCGAACACCGCAGCAGGGACAGCACTGTCACAGGAAACGACTACTTGACTCGTTTACAAAGCGCGCTAAACGCGTGTGACACATcgcagtcgctgccgagCCCCGAGCCGCAAGTTAGCTGGCAACATCGACGGCCCGCTTCCatgacggcggcagcgctacCCTGCCCGCGTCGACCGGAGGgcaggggcagcggcggccgctggcAATCTGTGAGAAGTACTACACCCTCGCTGGGCGTCACCACGCTAGTGAAGGAATGGGTAAAAGCGGTGGAAAagaaggcgacggcggcggtacTGACGAAAGGGTCGACAGAGGTGTGCATGGAGAAGTCGCTCCTCACCATGCCCGCCTTCTGCATGCCGCCGAGCCGTGCTGGCCAGCTGTCGACGGACTCGTGCGTAGCGCGGCTTCTTCAGAGCAAATTCAGACCCGTCTCCGCTTCCTGGATGCCTGACGAACCCTGCGCTGCATCAGCGGGTAGGGACGTCGcagaagaggcggcggcgcagccgccgtggcggcaccgtctgCTTGCCGAACCGATTCAGAGCTATCGCTTGCTGAAGGATGCAGTGGTCTCTCCTGTCAAGCCGACACCTTCCTCGCTGGTCCCGGTCCTAGGCTCTGCGCGTATTCGCCGTGATAACttggagcggctgcgccacAGCTTCGAGCATCAGCGCCTCAAGCTGCAGGGTGAACTGGAGGACAAGTTAGAGTGGCGCAATCGATGCCGCTCCGCTTTGCTGCGGCACAATAGTGCAGAAGACAGAGCCGCTGTCGTGCCCGCCCACTCCCCCTCAacagcgccgtcgacgccgcaAGGTGCCGGAGAGAGGGCGATGCGCACACCGCTGCTTGCGGAGGTATTCGGAGGCCCCTCTGGATCCGCCGCGCGATTGCATCAGCTTGTCGAGTCCCCCCACCTGTATTCGTTGATGCTCGGTAGTATCTGGTCTCATGAGGCGGCTCGacaggcggtgcagcaggagaagAGTCGCCTCGTTGCGCTGCTCCAGTCCTTTGTGGTgacgtgcagcgccgccgtgctgacCCTTGCTGCCATGGAGAAACTGCGCTCTGAGACAATTCGACTCGTGTGGCACCCGGAGGAGAATTCGGGTAGCCACCACGCCGCTCTCCTACATCGCGAGCAGTTTTTGAAGTTCCTGTGGGGACGCTATGAAGCGCATACAAGTGGGCTGCTTGGGGCTGTGGACACAGTGCGTCCCATTGACATTATCGATGCGCTACCATCACAGGCGGAGGCATCTTTCGCCAGGTACGCCTACGAAGTCCTCCCTACTGCTGCCGAGTAG
- the PABP1 gene encoding polyadenylate-binding protein 1 (previous protein_id=AAZ14724.1) gives MAAAVQEAAAPVAHQPQMDKPMQIASIYVGDLDATINEPQLVELFKPFGTILNVRVCRDIITQRSLGYGYVNFDNHDSAEKAIESMNFKRVGDKCVRLMWQQRDPALRYSGNGNVFVKNLEKDVDSKSLHDIFTKFGSILSCKVMQDEEGKSRGYGFVHFKDETSAKDAIVKMNGAADHASEDKKALYVANFIRRNARLAALVANFTNVYIKQVLPTVNKDVIEKFFAKFGGITSAAACKDKSGRVFAFCNFEKHDDAVKAVEAMHDHHIDGITAPGEKLYVQRAQPRSERLIALRQKYMQHQALGNNLYVRNFDPEFTGADLLELFKEYGEVKSCRVMVSESGVSRGFGFVSFSNADEANAALREMNGRMLNGKPLIVNIAQRRDQRYTMLRLQFQQRLQMMMRQMHQPMPFVGSQGRPMRGRGGRQQLGGRAQGHPMPMPSPQQPQAPAQPQGFATPSAVGFVQATPKHSPGDVPETPPLPPITPQELESMSPQEQRAALGDRLFLKVYEIAPELAPKITGMFLEMKPKEAYELLNDQKRLEERVTEALCVLKAHQTA, from the coding sequence atggctgctgctgtccagGAAGCTGCTGCCCCGGTGGCGCATCAGCCGCAGATGGACAAGCCGATGCAGATCGCTTCCATCTACGTTGGCGACCTTGACGCCACCATCAACGAGCCGCAGCTGGTGGAGCTCTTCAAGCCGTTCGGCACCATCCTGAACGTGCGTGTTTGCCGCGACATCATCACGCAGCGCTCGCTGGGCTATGGCTACGTCAACTTCGACAACCACGACAGCGCGGAGAAGGCGATCGAGTCCATGAACTTCAAGCGTGTCGGTGACAAATGCGTACGCCTTatgtggcagcagcgcgaccCCGCCCTCCGCTacagcggcaacggcaacgTTTTCGTGAAGAACCTGGAGAAGGATGTGGACAGCAAGAGCCTGCACGACATCTTCACCAAGTTCGGCTCGATTCTCTCCTGCAAGGTAATgcaggacgaggagggcaagAGCCGCGGCTACGGCTTCGTTCACTTCAAAGACGAGACGTCCGCCAAGGACGCTATTGTGAAGATgaacggcgctgccgatCACGCCTCAGAGGACAAGAAGGCGCTCTACGTGGCCAACTTCATTCGCCGCAATGCACGCCTTGCCGCGCTCGTGGCCAACTTCACGAACGTGTATATCAAGCAGGTGCTGCCGACCGTGAACAAGGACGTCATCGAGAAGTTCTTCGCAAAGTTTGGCGGCATCACGTCCGCTGCAGCCTGCAAGGACAAGAGCGGCCGCGTGTTCGCCTTCTGCAACTTCGAAAagcacgacgacgccgtcaaGGCGGTTGAAGCGATGCACGACCATCACATCGACGGCATCACGGCACCTGGTGAGAAGCTGTACGTACAGCGCGCCCAGCCGCGCAGCGAGCGCCTCATTGCCCTTCGACAGAAGTACATGCAGCACCAAGCCCTTGGTAACAACCTGTACGTGCGCAACTTCGACCCTGAGTTCACGGGCGCGGACCTGCTCGAGCTCTTCAAGGAGTATGGCGAGGTCAAGAGCTGCCGTGTGATGGTGAGCGAGAGTGGGGTGAGCCGCGGCTTCGGTTTCGTGAGTTTTTCGAACGCCGACGAGGCCAACGCCGCTCTGCGCGAGATGAATGGTCGCATGCTGAACGGCAAGCCCCTCATCGTGAACATTGCCCAACGCCGCGATCAGCGCTACACAATGCTGCGCCTGCAgttccagcagcgcctgcagatGATGATGCGTCAGATGCACCAGCCGATGCCGTTTGTCGGCAGCCAGGGCCGTCCGATGCGTGGCCGCGGTggtcgccagcagctgggTGGTCGCGCGCAGGGCCATCCGATGCCGATGCCAtcaccacagcagccgcaggcgccggcgcagccacAGGGTTTCGCCACGCCGTCGGCAGTCGGTTTCGTGCAAGCGACGCCGAAGCACTCCCCTGGCGATGTCCccgagacgccgccgctgccgccgatcACACCACAGGAACTCGAAAGCATGTCGCCCcaggagcagcgcgccgccttGGGTGACCGTCTCTTCCTAAAGGTGTACGAGATTGCGCCAGAGCTGGCGCCGAAGATCACGGGTATGTTCCTCGAGATGAAACCcaaggaggcgtacgagTTGCTCAACGACCAGAAGCGACTCGAGGAGCGCGTGACAGAGGCGCTATGCGTGCTCAAGGCGCATCAGACGGCGTAA
- a CDS encoding conserved hypothetical protein (previous protein_id=AAZ14722.1), giving the protein MPSEVDECLAAASVAGDEDLVELNQEQLRALQQAFVRLCKDYVLMDTSGMKTSMMYSELNNGPDYELFDRKTRRRRHWLAIRHRYEDVKELLWPSDAAADDGDASAASVEDSERQQQCSLADESLPVLPIADMMEALTWLEAASTFGARKHRPFDTSDASDFTPLDLSREVRIVASCVRAAGLSSLLHNIAHGAAGEPPGDAADAVAHRFISLGALCANHGVPLSVAFAPSVSTCCDAAASSATAAAASVQAWLSSIPVLSRVKDAVRVIGVMQICPEGKGDSAASELLRFSDADGAVVREVLLDALCRVVPASLFSDAAALENVDEAELCVLLRYATEIQEQNAAFFQVMGGSEVMSRPERAATTEGRRVLQHFTRLVLARCRHLLHHHDGPPPTLLSGDAENIPFVDLQLYADHNHPEVRVHQKIGRANAQGLRYAGLQSTASTTMAELLSRLESANQRMAAGARGLRCDLLRHVAQKAALGKSKLTLEDVTRALPLLAAQMGKTSEQQVKSTYERLLTAMSTTIAVALQQPQKPACILALLEGLAGCHYTPSSYKLLEMVMLRMMMRGAFTLSDAGRCLIAMLQVVGPQKVSQSVKQAIAMRVVAAVDARSDSTAADVLAVLRALRYSCYSSFASLVCLVSKSPLMGNTANWQPSEHVRYAVLLAAAAAALETEANSELGIAVSTTARERLLLGLSPTHPPSAVPPHSPACVGEDAYQECVTACAALDVSPVPPALTAWAHADIDARPVHSLCTPALAVSTMEALEAMSLAPSRWYTAYVNYLTDTLEQMQRRPLLEDDAETAVRCLFLQRAPGAVTRLASVLLEHEVDRLDQTLTRGAVVRDDARAPPVCTFQQRSLERQTSEGETETRLLRYCAALQHASREMLSTRSAEV; this is encoded by the coding sequence ATGCCAAGCGAAGTAGACGAATGCCTTGCGGCCGCCTCTGTTGCCGGCGATGAGGACCTTGTGGAGTTGAATCAAGAGCAGCTACGGGCATTGCAGCAGGCGTTTGTGCGACTGTGCAAAGACTATGTGCTCATGGACACCAGCGGCATGAAGACGTCGATGATGTACAGCGAGCTGAACAACGGTCCTGACTACGAGCTCTTCGATCGAAAgacgcgccgtcgccgacacTGGCTCGCTATACGGCATCGCTACGAGGACGTCAAGGAACTGTTGTGGCCCTCGGACGCTGCAGCGGATGATGGCGACGCGTCAGCTGCATCCGTCGAGGACAGCGAGCGTCAACAGCAATGTTCGCTGGCAGACGAGTCGCTGCCGGTGTTGCCGATTGCGGACATGATGGAGGCGCTCACATGGTTGGAGGCGGCTTCGACGTTTGGGGCTCGGAAGCACCGGCCCTTCGACACCTCTGACGCTTCTGACTTTACGCCGTTGGACTTGTCGAGGGAGGTGCGCATCGTCGCCTCGTGTGTCCGCGCTGCAGGGCTGtccagcctcctccacaacATTGCACATGGGGCGGCAGGTGAGCCACCCGGAGATGCGGCGGACGCCGTGGCTCATCGCTTCATATCGCTTGGTGCGTTGTGCGCGAACCACGGTGTGCCCTTGTCGGTCGCCTTCGCTCCATCCGTGTCTACCTGCTGCGATGCGGCGGCCTcgtccgccaccgctgccgccgcctccgtgcaGGCATGGCTCTCCTCGATTCCTGTCCTGTCTCGCGTGAAAGACGCGGTTCGGGTGATCGGAGTCATGCAGATCTGCCCAGAAGGCAAAGGTGATAGTGCAGCTTCTGAGCTGTTGCGCTTCAgcgacgccgatggcgccgtcgtgcgGGAAGTGCTGCTCGACGCGTTGTGCCGCGTCGtgcccgcctctctcttctccgaCGCTGCGGCCCTCGAGAACGTCGATGAAGCAGAACTGTGCGTCTTGCTGCGGTACGCGACTGAGATACAGGAGCAGAATGCCGCTTTCTTTCAAGTGatgggcggcagcgaagtGATGTCCAGGCCGGAGCGTGCGGCGACGACTGAGGGTCgacgcgtgctgcagcacttcACGCGACTGGTGCTTGCACGATGCCGCCACCTTTTGCACCATCACGATGGccctccacccaccctcttaagcggcgacgcggagAACATTCCCTTCGTGGACTTGCAGTTGTATGCCGATCACAACCACCcggaggtgcgcgtgcatcAAAAGATCGGCCGCGCGAACGCGCAGGGACTTCGGTACGCGGGCCTGCAGTCCACGGCATCCACGACAATGGCAGAGCTCCTGAGTCGGCTGGAAAGCGCCAACCAGCGAATGGCAGCTGGCGCGCGGGGTCTGCGGTGCGACCTCCTCAGGCACGTCGCCCAGAAGGCAGCCCTCGGCAAAAGCAAGTTAACGCTCGAGGATGTGACACGTGCGTTGCCGTTGCTGGCAGCGCAAATGGGCAAGACATCGGAACAGCAGGTTAAGTCCACCTACGAGCGCCTGCTGACGGCGATGTCGACCACAATAgctgtcgcgctgcagcagccgcagaagCCCGCGTGCAttctcgccctcctcgagGGTCTCGCCGGCTGTCACTACACGCCGAGCTCCTACAAACTTCTGGAAATGGTAATGCTTCGGATGATGATGCGCGGTGCCTTCACGCTTAGCGACGCCGGTCGCTGCCTCATCGCCATGCTGCAAGTGGTTGGCCCACAGAAAGTTTCCCAGTCGGTGAAGCAAGCCATCGCCATGCGCGTGGTAGCTGCGGTGGATGCGAGGTCAGACAGCACTGCGGCGGATGTGCTAGCGGTACTTCGGGCGCTGCGCTACAGCTGTTATTCGTCGTTTGCCTCTCTCGTGTGCCTCGTGTCGAAGTCGCCGCTCATGGGGAACACAGCGAACTGGCAGCCGTCGGAGCACGTGCGCTAtgctgtgctgctggccgccgccgccgcggcgctcgagACGGAGGCGAACTCTGAGCTTGGTATTGCCGtgtccaccaccgcgcgGGAGCGGCTTCTGCTTGGCCTCTCTCCGACGCACCCGCCTTCTGCAGTACCGCCACATTCGCCAGCGTGTGTCGGGGAAGACGCATATCAGGAGTGTGTcactgcgtgcgctgcgctaGATGTAAGCCCTGTACCACCGGCTCTGACGGCGTGGGCGCACGCAGACATTGACGCGCGCCCTGTGCATTCCTTGTGCACTCCGGCGCTGGCAGTGAGCACGATGGAGGCTCTCGAGGCTATGAGCCTCGCCCCATCCCGGTGGTACACCGCATACGTCAACTACTTGACTGACACCCTGGAGCAGATGCAGCGACGGCCACTGCTCGAAGACGACGCGGAGACGGCGGTCAGGTGCTTGTTCCTCCAACGGGCGCCCGGGGCCGTGACCAGGCTTGCTTCAGTGCTCCTGGAGCACGAAGTGGATCGTCTTGACCAAACGCTCACCCGCGGTGCTGTAGTCCGCGACGACGCTCGTGCGCCGCCCGTGTGCACCTTTCAGCAGAGGTCACTCGAGCGGCAAACATCAGAAGGTGAGACGGAGACCCGTCTTCTACGATactgcgcagcgctgcagcacgctTCCAGGGAAATGCTGAGCACCAGGTCCGCAGAGGTATAG
- a CDS encoding putative protein kinase (previous protein_id=AAZ14721.1), with protein sequence MQKYQILGKKGEGTFSEVLRAQDIKTQQYVAIKCMKKAFKSKEQVNRLREIQAVRRLQPHPNIVDLVEVLFDRSTGRLALVLELMDMSLYELIKGRKQYLGEEKVRSYMYQLLKGLDHAHRIGVFHRDIKPENLLIDAEGHLKIADFGSCKGVYSKLPLTEYISTRWYRAPECLLTDGYYNYKMDLWSAGCVFFEIIALFPLFPGSNELDQVHRIHNVLGTPPTEILERLKKFGTHMDYDFPKKQGTGLGKLLPHVSAEALDLMKKLLTYDEEQRCTAKEALRHAYFSKLREADKKSHRLKHSASISRPTTVTDDAHASIGLGSSPRKTTNGMPSLNSTLTASRKLPVIDGKSPTKSCTLVPNQSTLHQVHGAAATSASGDDLVARSLPKLI encoded by the coding sequence ATGCAGAAGTATCAAATCTTAGGCAAGAAGGGTGAGGGCACCTTCAGCGAGGTGCTTCGTGCGCAGGACATCAAGACACAGCAGTATGTAGCAATTAAGTGCATGAAGAAGGCCTTCAAGTCCAAAGAGCAGGTGAACCGGCTTCGTGAGATTCAAGCGGTACGGCGCCTGCAACCGCACCCGAACATTGTTGACCTGGTAGAGGTGCTCTTTGACCGTAGCACTGGCCGCCTCGCGCTTGTCTTGGAGTTGATGGATATGAGTCTCTACGAGCTCATCAAAGGGAGGAAGCAGTACCTGGGCGAGGAGAAGGTTCGATCATACATGTATCAGCTGTTGAAGGGGCTCGACCACGCTCACCGCATCGGTGTCTTCCACCGCGACATCAAGCCGGAGAACCTTCTCATCGACGCCGAGGGTCATCTCAAGATTGCCGACTTCGGCTCGTGCAAGGGCGTCTACTCGAAGTTGCCGCTCACGGAGTACATCTCCACGCGGTGGTACCGCGCCCCCGAGTGCCTGCTGACGGATGGTTACTACAACTACAAGATGGACTTGTGGAGCGCGGGGTGCGTCTTCTTCGAGATCatcgccctcttccccctttttcctgGCAGCAACGAACTGGACCAGGTTCACCGCATTCACAATGTCTTGGGTACTCCACCAACCGAGATTCTCGAACGCTTGAAAAAGTTCGGCACGCATATGGACTACGACTTTCCCAAAAAGCAAGGCACCGGGCTCGGGAAGCTGCTGCCCCACGTCTCTGCGGAAGCCTTAGACTTGATGAAGAAGCTGCTCACGTAtgacgaggagcagcgctgcactgcgAAGGAGGCACTGCGGCACGCGTACTTTAGTAAGCTGCGCGAAGCTGACAAGAAGAGCCACCGCCTTAAGCACAGTGCCAGCATCAGCAGACCGACGACTGTCACGGATGATGCGCACGCCTCGATAGGTctcggcagcagccctcGCAAAACCACCAACGGGATGCCCTCGCTGAACAGCACGCTGACCGCAAGCCGCAAGCTACCGGTGATTGACGGGAAGTCGCCGACGAAGTCCTGCACGCTGGTCCCCAACCAGAGCACGCTGCACCAAGTTCACGGAGCGGCCGCAACATCCGCTTCGGGTGACGATCTAGTCGCGCGAAGCCTACCAAAGCTGATATAG